The Synchiropus splendidus isolate RoL2022-P1 chromosome 1, RoL_Sspl_1.0, whole genome shotgun sequence genome includes a window with the following:
- the atp5fa1 gene encoding ATP synthase subunit alpha, mitochondrial translates to MLSVRVAAALARTLPRRAVFVKNAAAACVGVKNLHTTRPWMQKTGTAEVSSILEEKILGADTSADLEETGRVLSIGDGIARVYGLRNVQAEEMVEFSSGLKGMSLNLEPDNVGVVVFGNDKLIKEGDIVKRTGAIVDVPVGEELLGRVVDALGNAIDGKGPLGSKTRRRVGLKAPGIIPRISVREPMQTGIKAVDSLVPIGRGQRELIIGDRQTGKTAIAIDTIINQKRFNEGTDEKKKLYCIYVAIGQKRSTVAQLVKRLTDADAMKYTIVVSATASDAAPLQYLAPYSGCSMGEYFRDNGKHALIIYDDLSKQAVAYRQMSLLLRRPPGREAYPGDVFYLHSRLLERAAKMNDNFGGGSLTALPVIETQAGDVSAYIPTNVISITDGQIFLETELFYKGIRPAINVGLSVSRVGSAAQTRAMKQVAGTMKLELAQYREVAAFAQFGSDLDAATQQLLNRGVRLTELLKQGQYSPMAIEEQVTVIYAGVRGHLDKMEPSKITKFEKAFLQHILSQHQDLLAAIKADGKISEASDAKLKQIVLNFLSSFE, encoded by the exons ATGCTGTCAGTACGCGTTGCAGCGGCTCTGGCCCGCACTCTTCCCCGTCGTGCGGTGTTC GTGAAAAATGCTGCCGCAGCCTGTGTAGGAGTCAAGAATCTGCACACCACCAGACCATGGATGCAGAAAACGG GCACAGCTGAGGTGTCCTCCATCCTGGAAGAGAAGATCCTGGGAGCAGACACTAGTGCTGACCTGGAAGAGACTGGCCGCGTGCTGTCCATCGGTGATGGCATTGCTCGAGTGTACGGTCTGAGGAATGTGCAGGCCGAGGAGATGGTGGAGTTCTCATCTGGGCTCAAG GGTATGTCTCTGAACTTGGAGCCCGACAATGTTGGTGTTGTCGTGTTTGGTAACGACAAGCTGATCAAGGAGGGTGATATTGTGAAGAGAACCGGAGCTATCGTAGACGTGCCTGTGGGTGAAGAACTGCTGGGACGTGTGGTTGATGCTCTGGGAAATGCCATCGATGGGAAG GGTCCACTTGGCTCTAAGACCCGTCGTCGTGTGGGTCTGAAGGCCCCTGGTATCATCCCTCGCATCTCTGTGAGGGAGCCCATGCAGACTGGCATCAAAGCTGTGGACAGTTTGGTTCCTATCGGTCGTGGCCAACGTGAACTTATCATCGGAGACAGGCAGACTGG caaAACCGCCATTGCCATCGACACCATCATCAACCAGAAGCGCTTCAATGAGGGGACCgatgagaagaagaagctgtacTGTATCTATGTTGCCATCGGCCAGAAGAGATCCACTGTGGCTCAGCTGGTGAAGCGGTTGACCGACGCCGACGCCATGAAGTACACCATTGTGGTTTCTGCCACCGCCTCCgatgctgctcctctgcagtaCCTGGCTCCCTACTCCGGCTGCTCCATGGGAGAGTACTTCAGAGACAACGGGAAGCATGCCCTGATCATCTACGATGATCTGTCCAAGCAG GCTGTGGCCTACCGCCAGATGTCCCTGCTGCTGCGTCGACCCCCCGGTCGTGAGGCTTACCCAGGAGATGTCTTCTACCTCCATTCCCGTCTGCTGGAGAGGGCAGCCAAGATGAACGACAACTTCGGTGGCGGCTCCCTCACGGCCCTTCCTGTCATCGAGACACAGGCTGGTGATGTGTCTGCTTACATTCCAACCAACGTCATCTCCATCACAGACGGACAG ATCTTCTTGGAGACCGAGCTCTTCTACAAGGGAATCCGTCCTGCCATCAATGTCGGTCTGTCTGTGTCCCGTGTCGGATCTGCTGCCCAGACCAGGGCCATGAAGCAG GTGGCCGGTACCATGAAGCTGGAGCTCGCTCAGTACCGTGAGGTGGCTGCCTTCGCCCAGTTCGGTTCTGACTTGGATGCTGCcactcagcagctgctgaaccGTGGTGTTCGTCTGACAGAACTTCTGAAACAGGGACAGTACT CTCCAATGGCCATCGAGGAACAGGTAACGGTCATCTATGCTGGTGTTAGAGGACACCTGGACAAAATGGAGCCAAGCAAGATCACCAAATTCGAGAAGGCTTTCCTGCAGCACATTCTGAGCCAGCACCAGGACCTGCTGGCTGCTATCAA GGCTGACGGTAAAATTTCTGAGGCGTCCGACGCTAAGCTCAAGCAAATTGTGTTGAATTTCCTCTCTAGCTTTGAGTAA
- the hwa gene encoding protein huluwa, with amino-acid sequence MSQAGQSSAADVAGGYPVSNLTLVVLLLIPCVVVLLLLNCFFLAYKLLLGRRRRQHTGDIEELLLQSTLRRARMGSMVSPQLEGRRAYMSLSEPVLSQPVTSSRASSRAELDHRVRLLRPDGATGSDSLKLPSSIRAASPVIGLHIGSRSCSTNKTDWCRSAPVLTQSSDSEAETGVNLVPPNSPMQEFTGLRRSCAYDILTDVDPAAAVHLLDQVDLEYSEMPSEMSCVDTPPAGSGLDSDFGASAGVSLRILSADSDGLSNGVLSSVLEWDYYDPCYVKQNNLPKHKHHRLAMHTKQYWV; translated from the exons ATGTCGCAGGCAGGTCAGAGCTCAGCTGCAGATGTGGCTGGAGGGTACCCGGTGAGCAACCTGACCCTGGTGGTCCTGCTTCTCATCCCCTGCGTggtggtcctgctgctgctcaactGCTTCTTCCTGGCCTACAAGCTGCTCCTCGGGAGAAGGAGGCGGCAGCACACAGGAGACAtcgaggagctgctgctgcagtccacGCTGCGCAGAGCCAGGATGGGCTCCATGGTCTCCCCACAGCTGGAGGGTAGGCGGGCGTACATGTCTCTGTCTGAACCCGTCCTCTCCCAACCCGTCACCTCTTCCAGAGCTTCATCCAGGGCCGAGCTGGACCACAGAGTTCGGCTCCTGAGGCCGGATGGAGCGACGGGCTCCGACTCTTTGAAGTTGCCCAGCAGCATCCGGGCCGCCTCACCCGTGATCGGACTCCACATTGGGTCACGATCCTGCAGCACCAACAAGACGGACTGGTGCAGAAGCGCACCGGTCCTAACGCAGTCCAGCGACTCCGAGGCTGAAACCGGAGTCAACCTGGTTCCGCCCAACTCTCCCATG CAGGAGTTCACAGGTCTCCGACGCAGCTGTGCGTACGATATTCTAACAGATGTGgatccagcagctgcagttcaCCTACTGGACCAGGTAGATTTGGAGTACTCGGAGATGCCATCAGAGATGTCCTGTGTGGACACTCCTCCTGCGGGCTCTGGACTGGACAGCGACTTTGGAGCGAGTGCAG GTGTGTCTCTGCGGATACTGTCGGCAGACAGTGACGGTTTGTCCAACGGTGTGCTGTCGTCAGTGCTGGAGTGGGATTATTACGACCCCTGCTAcgtcaaacaaaacaatctaCCCAAGCACAAACACCACAGACTAGCGATGCACACCAAACAGTACTGGGtgtag
- the LOC128768208 gene encoding dnaJ homolog subfamily B member 5-like, with translation MVLIWTQFGVKHKNVNVKCKVRVMHRGDSSGSSSSAESVKSEPGTPCLTAKPTGKDFYKVLGVAQDSNEDEIKKAYRKLALKFHPDKNSDADAEDKFKEIAEAYEVLNDPKKRSIYDQFGEEGLKNGMSGKVFRNNFQSDPQSSFFHGSDHFDIFFGNDFDGDEDLFNPFRQFPFSHVGGFTSYDCGLRRGRRRLQSKAVLHDLLVTLEEVMHGCTKHVKISRRRLNADGRSLRSEDKVLNVVVKKGWKAGTKITFPREGDESPDNTPADITFVLKDQEHPQYKRSGSNIVYTAQITLKEALCGCTVNVPTLDNRMMPLPCSDVIKPGAIRRLRGEGLPLPKSPSKRGDLVVEFQVVFPDRIPPQSREIIKHSLGQC, from the exons ATGGTTCTGATCTGGACCCAGTTCGGAGTGAAGCAcaaaaatgtcaatgtcaaGTGCAAAGTGCGAGTGATGCACAGAGGAGACAGCTCcggatcatcttcctcagcG GAGAGCGTCAAATCTGAGCCGGGCACACCCTGTCTGACCGCCAAACCCACCGGCAAGGACTTCTACAAAGTCCTCGGCGTGGCCCAAGACTCCAACGAAGACGAAATTAAGAAGGCCTACAGGAAGTTGGCGCTCAAGTTCCACCCGGACAAGAACAGCGACGCAGATGCGGAGGACAAGTTCAAAGAAATCGCAGAGGCTTACGAGGTCCTGAATGATCCCAAGAAGAGGAGCATCTATGACCAGTTTGGAGAAGAAG GTCTTAAAAACGGGATGTCTGGCAAAGTTTTCCGCAATAATTTCCAGAGTGATCCCCAATCCTCCTTCTTCCATGGCTCCGACCACTTCGACATCTTCTTCGGCAATGACTTTGATGGTGACGAAGACCTCTTCAACCCCTTCAGGCAGTTCCCCTTCAGCCACGTGGGCGGCTTCACCAGCTACGACTGCGGGCTGCGGCGTGGCAGGCGGCGCCTGCAGAGCAAGGCCGTGCTGCACGACCTCCTGGTCACTCTGGAGGAGGTCATGCATGGCTGCACCAAGCACGTGAAGATCTCCCGCCGCCGCCTCAACGCCGATGGTCGCAGCCTACGATCTGAGGACAAGGTCCTGAATGTGGTGGTGAAGAAAGGGTGGAAGGCCGGGACAAAGATCACCTTCCCGAGAGAAGGAGACGAGTCGCCCGACAACACTCCTGCAGACATCACCTTCGTCCTCAAGGACCAGGAGCACCCGCAGTACAAGAGAAGCGGCTCCAACATCGTCTACACTGCCCAGATTACTCTTAAAGAG GCTCTCTGTGGCTGCACTGTCAACGTCCCAACGCTGGACAACCGCATGATGCCTTTGCCGTGCAGCGACGTCATCAAGCCCGGGGCCATTCGGCGACTGAGGGGCGAGGGCTTGCCTCTGCCCAAGAGCCCGTCGAAGCGCGGCGACCTGGTGGTGGAGTTCCAGGTGGTCTTCCCGGACCGTATCCCACCACAGTCGAGAGAAATCATCAAGCACAGCCTGGGTCAGTGCTAG